DNA from Colletotrichum higginsianum IMI 349063 chromosome 7 map unlocalized unitig_7, whole genome shotgun sequence:
TTGAATGACGGGAATTCTTTTTTTTACAGCCAGCTCTGGAAGGGGGAGGTTTGACTGACGAATGCACAAAACGCAGGGCGAGATCAAGACGAACTacgaggccgagcaggccCTCACGGGCGCCGCGCCGGAGGTGGTCTTTGTCCGGTGCGCCTACTTCATGGAGAACTGGTCGGCGGCGCTCGAGACGCTCAAGGCCGAgccgcccttcttccacTCCGTGGTGTGTCCCGAAGACTTTGAGATCCCCATGGTGAGTACTACTCCACTGGCAAAAAAACATGGCACGGAACGGCAAGATTAAAGAGTGTTCTCGCCCCGGGTTACTGATCTACAAGACGTAAAAAGGTATCGGTGAGAGACGTCGGCCAGACATGCGCGGCGCAGGCGCTCGGCGCGGGCTCGCCGCTGCGATACAACCCTCACGTCTTCGACCTGCAGGGCCCGCGGTCGTACTCGACGCGGGACGTGCAGAGGGCGttcgaggcggcgacggggagACGACGGGTCGAGATCAGGATGGTGGAGGACGGTCAGCTCGAGGGGTTCTTCGCTCAGGTCTTCCGGGAGCCGGTGGCCGGCATGTTTGCAGAGATGACGAGGAGTTTCCTGCCGGGCGGGATCATGGCGGCGGATGCGTACGAGGGGACCGACGTGCAGAGGGGGACGGAGACGCTGGAGAAAGTTGTGAGGGAGATGTTGGCGGATTAAGACGATGTTAATGAGACTTGAAGAGGGTATGGTTAGATAgtgggagggaagaggagtTTCGGGCTTGATGACTGGTAGTGAGGTACTTAGGATGTTCAACGGGTGAGttcttcaacaacaacaacaagaccCGCCTTGCTAGCTCAATCGGTAGAGCGTGAGACTCTTAATCTCAAGGTTGCGGGTTCGACCCCCGCGTGAGGCTCAAATCCTCACCGCGATTGGTTCAGCCACTCTTACGGGTTCTTCATTTTTCCTTTTTGGGGCTGTTTTAATGAAGGTGCTGTTGGTTGGTTGGGTTGTCCCGGGTTACTTACTTACTTTACCTTGATGTGCAAAGAGGCTGCATTGAGTTTTCCACGTCTGGATCCGATATATTTTGTCTATTGTTCAACCGCTTCAAGTGCATCCTCATCTTGCCCCAGCGACAGACAGATAGATGGGTTGTGTTTGAAACCCCCGTTGGCCTTCTTTTCCTGGTTGGGATTATCGAGCCGGAGCCGAAGCCGATGTTGGTCGAGCCGAAGGGAACAACATTCAGCACCGAGGATATAAAATCCAAGTCTCCCAACGACAACACGCGTTTTTTGCCTTGTGAAACAATCGGACTCTCTTCCCTCTTCAAGTTGCAGCACCGACGATTCCGAACTCAGCCAGTCATGTCCCCCTTCCTTACCGCCACCGTAATCCAAGTTGCGTTCATCTGTGTTACATCTCGGCTTGGGAAGTCAGATATCTCGGAGTCTCCGTCTCACCATTCGGCTCAACCCACAGTCGACGCTTGTAGGGGTCTCTCCCAGCGACGATCCACACTGCGAGCCTAGGGCCATCTTTCGGCGAAGCGTCGAGACCCTGGACGTCAGCCAGTCATGTAGTTGCCCAAGCGACTTCGCTGCCAGAAAACGAGGCTCTTCAACAACAAGAAGCAGACTGGCGTTTATCTCTGTCCCATTCTCTAATCTTGCATTGAGGT
Protein-coding regions in this window:
- a CDS encoding NmrA family protein, giving the protein MHVFVVPASPKTGQATIRALLHDASRPSVTGVYRDLGKVPAEFRDHPQFTAVEGDVADVGTLWLAGADAVVTITPPLYSDAEPLARAREMAANVKFAVGRTGGSVRRLVYVSSVGAGLEHGTGEIKTNYEAEQALTGAAPEVVFVRCAYFMENWSAALETLKAEPPFFHSVVCPEDFEIPMVSVRDVGQTCAAQALGAGSPLRYNPHVFDLQGPRSYSTRDVQRAFEAATGRRRVEIRMVEDGQLEGFFAQVFREPVAGMFAEMTRSFLPGGIMAADAYEGTDVQRGTETLEKVVREMLAD